One Amycolatopsis sp. NBC_00355 genomic window carries:
- a CDS encoding multifunctional oxoglutarate decarboxylase/oxoglutarate dehydrogenase thiamine pyrophosphate-binding subunit/dihydrolipoyllysine-residue succinyltransferase subunit — protein MSSSSPASQFGPNEWLVEEMYDQFLADPSSVDAAWHDFFADFKPTQNAQTKADNARQQQADAKSATNGQATAPSTKAVQNAESAAKQTSTPGAKPATTAPAKPAAKPAANAASTASPAKAASTSPAKAEVKPQAKDEPESKQLRGAAAAIAKNMDASLSVPTATSVRAVPAKLMADNRIVINNHLKRTRGGKISFTHLIGFAMVRALKDYPNLNRHYQQIDGKPFAITPEHVNFGLAIDMKGKDGSRNLVVASVKNVGDMSFLQFWQAYEDIVKKARNNKLTADDFAGTTISLTNPGGIGTNHSVPRLQAGQGAIIGVGAMQYPAAFEGTSEKTLVDLGISKIMTLTSTYDHRIIQGAESGEFLKRIHQLLLGEDGFYDDVFTSLRLPYEPIRWVADIPEGPVDKTARVIELIDAFRMRGHLMADTDPLNYRQRSHADLDVLSHGLTLWDLDREFPVGGFAGQERMKLRDILGVLRNSYCRTVGIEYTHILDPEERRWIQERVEIPHEKPDPAVQKYVLSKLNAAEAFETFLQTKYVGQKRFSLEGGETAIPLLDTLLDKAAEHELDEVVIGMPHRGRLNVLANIVGKPISQIFQEFEGNLDPGQAHGSGDVKYHLGAEGKYFRMFGDGETKVSLTANPSHLETVDPVLEGIVRAKQDLLDKGGEGYTVLPVLMHGDAAFAGQGVVAETLNLSLLRGYRTGGTVHVIVNNQVGFTTAPEHSRSSQYATDVAKMIGSPIFHVNGDDPEAAHWVAQLAVEYRQAFHKDVVIDLICYRRRGHNEGDDPSMTQPAMYDIIDTKRSVRKGYTESLIGRGDISVEEAEAALRDFSSQLEHVFNEVRELEKHPAKASPSVEEEQQVPAKVTTSISSETLEHIGDAFVNVPEGFTPHPRVKPVMERRHKMSREGDIDWAFGELLAFGSLALEGRLIRLSGQDSRRGTFTQRHSVFIDRKTGQEYSPLQNLADGQGRVMIYDSALSEYAAVGFEYGYSVANSEALVMWEAQFGDFVNGAQTVIDEYISSGEAKWGQRSDVVLLLPHGHEGQGPDHTSGRIERFLALCAEGSMTVAVPSTPANYFHLLRRHALDGIQRPLVVFTPKSMLRNKAATSATADFTGQSRFMSVIDDVTPDPAKVRKVLLTSGKLYWELVAERTKREADDVAIVRIEQYYPLPKKKLLAALERYTNATQVAWVQEEPENQGGWPFFGLNLPRKFPEVLSGLQVVSRRPMAAPSAGSSKVHEVEQKALISKAFD, from the coding sequence GTGTCCAGCAGCAGCCCTGCGTCACAGTTCGGCCCCAACGAGTGGCTGGTCGAAGAGATGTACGACCAGTTCCTCGCTGACCCATCTTCAGTCGATGCCGCGTGGCACGACTTCTTCGCGGACTTCAAGCCGACGCAGAACGCTCAGACCAAGGCGGACAACGCCCGGCAGCAGCAAGCCGACGCCAAGTCCGCCACCAACGGACAGGCCACGGCGCCGTCGACGAAGGCGGTGCAGAACGCGGAGTCCGCGGCCAAGCAGACGTCGACGCCGGGCGCCAAGCCCGCCACCACCGCGCCCGCCAAGCCGGCTGCGAAGCCCGCCGCGAACGCCGCGAGCACGGCGAGCCCGGCCAAGGCCGCGTCGACCAGCCCGGCCAAGGCCGAGGTGAAGCCGCAGGCCAAGGACGAGCCGGAGTCGAAGCAGCTCCGGGGCGCCGCGGCGGCGATCGCCAAGAACATGGACGCGTCGCTGTCCGTCCCGACCGCGACCAGCGTGCGCGCGGTCCCGGCGAAGCTGATGGCCGACAACCGCATCGTCATCAACAACCACCTCAAGCGCACCCGCGGTGGCAAGATCTCCTTCACGCACCTCATCGGCTTCGCCATGGTGCGGGCGCTGAAGGACTACCCGAACCTGAACCGGCACTACCAGCAGATCGACGGCAAGCCGTTCGCGATCACGCCGGAGCACGTCAACTTCGGGCTCGCCATCGACATGAAGGGCAAGGACGGTTCCCGCAACCTCGTCGTGGCCTCGGTCAAGAACGTCGGGGACATGTCGTTCCTGCAGTTCTGGCAGGCCTACGAGGACATCGTCAAGAAGGCCCGCAACAACAAGCTGACCGCGGACGACTTCGCCGGCACCACCATCTCGCTGACCAACCCGGGCGGCATCGGCACCAACCACTCGGTGCCGCGCCTGCAGGCCGGCCAGGGCGCGATCATCGGCGTCGGCGCCATGCAGTACCCGGCGGCGTTCGAGGGCACCAGCGAGAAGACGCTGGTCGACCTCGGCATCAGCAAGATCATGACGCTGACCTCGACGTATGACCACCGCATCATCCAGGGCGCGGAGTCCGGCGAGTTCCTCAAGCGCATCCACCAGCTGCTGCTCGGCGAAGACGGCTTCTACGACGACGTCTTCACCAGCCTGCGCCTGCCGTACGAGCCGATCCGCTGGGTCGCCGACATCCCCGAGGGCCCGGTCGACAAGACCGCCCGCGTGATCGAGCTGATCGACGCGTTCCGGATGCGAGGTCACCTGATGGCCGACACGGACCCGCTGAACTACCGCCAGCGCAGCCACGCCGACCTCGACGTGCTGAGCCACGGCCTCACGCTGTGGGACCTGGACCGCGAGTTCCCGGTCGGCGGCTTCGCCGGCCAGGAGCGGATGAAGCTGCGCGACATCCTCGGCGTGCTGCGCAACTCGTACTGCCGCACGGTCGGCATCGAGTACACGCACATCCTCGACCCCGAGGAGCGCCGCTGGATCCAGGAGCGCGTCGAGATCCCGCACGAGAAGCCGGACCCCGCGGTCCAGAAGTACGTGCTCTCGAAGCTGAACGCCGCCGAGGCGTTCGAGACGTTCCTGCAGACCAAGTACGTCGGCCAGAAGCGCTTCTCGCTCGAAGGCGGCGAGACGGCGATCCCGCTGCTCGACACGCTGCTGGACAAGGCCGCCGAGCACGAGCTCGACGAGGTCGTCATCGGCATGCCGCACCGCGGCCGGCTCAACGTGCTGGCCAACATCGTCGGCAAGCCGATCTCGCAGATCTTCCAGGAGTTCGAGGGCAACCTCGACCCGGGCCAGGCGCACGGCTCCGGTGACGTGAAGTACCACCTCGGTGCCGAGGGCAAGTACTTCCGGATGTTCGGCGACGGCGAGACGAAGGTCTCGCTGACGGCGAACCCGTCGCACCTGGAGACCGTGGACCCGGTGCTCGAGGGCATCGTCCGCGCGAAGCAGGACCTCCTGGACAAGGGCGGCGAGGGCTACACCGTGCTGCCGGTCCTGATGCACGGCGACGCGGCCTTCGCGGGCCAGGGCGTCGTCGCCGAGACGCTGAACCTGTCGCTGCTGCGCGGGTACCGCACCGGCGGCACCGTGCACGTGATCGTCAACAACCAGGTCGGCTTCACCACCGCGCCGGAGCACTCGCGCTCCAGCCAGTACGCCACCGACGTCGCGAAGATGATCGGCTCGCCGATCTTCCACGTGAACGGTGACGACCCGGAGGCCGCGCACTGGGTGGCCCAGCTGGCCGTCGAGTACCGGCAGGCGTTCCACAAGGACGTCGTGATCGACCTGATCTGCTACCGCCGCCGCGGCCACAACGAGGGCGACGACCCCTCGATGACGCAGCCGGCGATGTACGACATCATCGATACGAAGCGCTCGGTCCGGAAGGGCTACACCGAGTCGCTGATCGGCCGCGGCGACATCTCCGTCGAGGAGGCCGAGGCCGCGCTGCGCGACTTCTCGAGCCAGCTGGAGCACGTCTTCAACGAGGTCCGCGAGCTGGAGAAGCACCCGGCGAAGGCGAGCCCCTCGGTCGAGGAGGAGCAGCAGGTCCCGGCGAAGGTCACGACGTCGATCAGCAGCGAGACGCTGGAGCACATCGGCGACGCGTTCGTGAACGTGCCGGAGGGCTTCACGCCGCACCCGCGCGTCAAGCCGGTCATGGAGCGCCGCCACAAGATGTCCCGCGAAGGCGACATCGACTGGGCGTTCGGCGAGCTGCTCGCGTTCGGGTCCCTCGCGCTGGAAGGCCGGCTCATCCGGCTGTCCGGCCAGGACTCGCGGCGCGGCACGTTCACCCAGCGGCACTCGGTCTTCATCGACCGCAAGACCGGCCAGGAGTACTCGCCGCTGCAGAACCTGGCCGACGGCCAGGGCCGCGTGATGATCTACGACTCGGCGCTGTCGGAGTACGCGGCCGTCGGTTTCGAGTACGGCTACTCGGTGGCGAACTCCGAAGCGCTCGTGATGTGGGAAGCGCAGTTCGGTGACTTCGTCAACGGCGCGCAGACCGTCATCGACGAGTACATCTCCTCGGGCGAGGCCAAGTGGGGTCAGCGCTCCGACGTCGTGCTGCTGCTGCCGCACGGCCACGAGGGCCAAGGCCCGGACCACACCTCCGGGCGCATCGAGCGCTTCCTGGCGCTGTGCGCCGAAGGCTCGATGACCGTCGCGGTGCCCTCCACCCCGGCGAACTACTTCCACCTGCTGCGCCGGCACGCCCTCGACGGGATCCAGCGGCCGCTGGTCGTCTTCACGCCGAAGTCGATGCTGCGCAACAAGGCCGCGACCTCGGCGACCGCCGACTTCACCGGCCAGTCCCGGTTCATGTCCGTCATCGACGACGTGACGCCGGACCCGGCGAAGGTCCGCAAGGTGCTGCTGACCTCGGGGAAGCTGTACTGGGAGCTGGTGGCGGAGCGGACGAAGCGCGAGGCGGACGACGTCGCGATCGTGCGGATCGAGCAGTACTACCCGCTGCCGAAGAAGAAGCTGCTGGCGGCGCTGGAGCGCTACACCAACGCGACGCAGGTCGCGTGGGTCCAGGAGGAGCCGGAGAACCAGGGTGGGTGGCCGTTCTTCGGCCTGAACCTGCCGCGGAAGTTCCCGGAGGTGCTCTCGGGCCTGCAGGTCGTGTCGCGTCGCCCGATGGCGGCGCCGTCGGCCGGCTCGTCGAAGGTCCACGAGGTGGAGCAGAAGGCGCTGATCTCGAAGGCGTTCGACTGA
- a CDS encoding CHAT domain-containing tetratricopeptide repeat protein yields the protein MSDARLFALIQHAHRLLGAGRHQDAYAALLGGLELAEAERDERLAVFAFYRLLGQAARLARQFDDARQAYVFAYRVAEELGDLNAVSAALEGLGLVEMADERLAEADEYLAEAVKAAKASGNADGYRATLQNHALIRSRRNDPSALELYEEALAVPGENPVLRAIALDNLGEELHRQGRFGEAVERTREAVALFRSADAGYDEFKALRNLSIRARLTDRDAAARAFVEAHDLIHRLHADVDVEHYTTAHAARVAEIERQTAAKFTAEHPEADAALEIGLFAKSAEDAVDEGERALMRHEYATAERLLRQSEAAWEHLAAHHCLPRVWNSLGYLYMETGEHETAWRYLERAKLRANQLGDPDRELAALINQCSLMVRFEGFSETEVLERLARARALQAFVRDRRWERLGRPDLSEDQREALAAVGDMGILDGLAARIAGEHDAADLEEHYLRRFVEAGQSMAGDLPGRLAGRRARLMEFLARQGKDDEAAEIATQLEVSLVGNPDVALSFVVNTKLGELAVRKGQSTEATLERLERACAAYALLRREAVDVGEVGRFAVYAEPPYGPAVELAIALGQAERAFELLQSAKSRALLDAVRDRPPVTEGEDPLLAEEAELWQQLVRLRTRSFGDTGLSPRERAVRIVGADQEIESVRTRIEDVWDRLAGSHPGVRLHRMATPSTGPDVRSLLSLRGERTLLEFFTGEKGIYVFTVTGSGIDVRLVVETADPDLADFARLLDDDDPGSLDRLLAQPVYQRLARLVGDVRTEVYVAPYGPLHLASLHLVPGEDGAGEPRPGTFVVPSASLLRAAHRGSWLRRESLVIGGDPLGDLPFARAEAAGVAARLGGEARHGGDVTFDWLAGALDGTTRLVHLACHAVFDDARPERSGLLLAGAGGDPDQVTLPRLASLDWSGALVVLGSCQSGKHRVRSGDELTGIASTLLAAGATALVTTFRPVPDLATAVLMLWFHDRLSGTDWSLEAVSVALTDAQRRVAGASSRDVVGWVVESVAAGTLDLTLAFALLSAAHRAAGNIDEFVACKHRWQQLLGGDTEGAFEEVARQRAAGPDYAAQPFRAAGNWAPFSITSGG from the coding sequence GTGAGCGACGCCCGGCTGTTCGCGCTGATCCAGCACGCCCACCGGCTGCTCGGTGCCGGCCGGCACCAGGACGCCTACGCGGCCCTGCTCGGCGGCCTGGAGCTGGCGGAGGCCGAGCGCGACGAACGGCTCGCGGTGTTCGCCTTCTACCGGTTGCTCGGCCAGGCCGCCCGGCTGGCGCGGCAGTTCGACGACGCCCGGCAGGCCTACGTGTTCGCCTACCGGGTCGCCGAGGAGCTGGGCGACCTCAACGCCGTCAGCGCCGCCCTCGAAGGGCTCGGGCTGGTCGAGATGGCCGACGAGCGGCTGGCCGAAGCCGACGAGTACCTGGCCGAGGCGGTGAAGGCGGCCAAGGCGTCCGGGAACGCCGACGGGTACCGCGCCACGCTGCAGAACCACGCGCTGATCCGGTCCCGGCGCAACGACCCGAGCGCCCTCGAGCTGTACGAAGAGGCCCTAGCGGTCCCCGGCGAGAACCCGGTCCTGCGGGCGATCGCCCTGGACAACCTCGGCGAGGAGCTGCACCGGCAGGGCCGGTTCGGGGAGGCGGTCGAGCGGACGCGGGAGGCCGTGGCGCTGTTCCGGTCGGCGGACGCCGGGTACGACGAGTTCAAGGCGCTGCGCAACCTTTCGATCCGCGCCCGGCTGACCGATCGCGACGCGGCCGCACGGGCGTTCGTCGAGGCACACGACCTGATCCACCGGCTGCACGCCGACGTCGACGTCGAGCACTACACCACCGCCCACGCCGCGCGGGTCGCGGAGATCGAGCGGCAGACCGCCGCCAAGTTCACCGCCGAGCACCCGGAAGCCGACGCCGCGCTCGAGATCGGTCTCTTCGCGAAGTCCGCCGAAGACGCGGTGGACGAGGGCGAGCGGGCCCTGATGCGGCACGAGTACGCGACCGCCGAGCGCCTCCTCCGCCAGTCCGAAGCGGCCTGGGAGCACCTCGCGGCGCACCACTGCCTGCCGCGGGTGTGGAACAGCCTCGGTTACCTCTACATGGAGACCGGCGAGCACGAAACGGCCTGGCGGTACCTGGAACGGGCCAAGCTCCGGGCGAACCAGCTCGGCGACCCCGACCGGGAACTCGCCGCGCTGATCAACCAGTGCAGCCTGATGGTGCGCTTCGAGGGCTTTTCGGAGACGGAGGTGCTCGAACGCCTGGCCCGGGCCCGGGCACTGCAGGCCTTCGTGCGCGACCGGCGCTGGGAACGGCTGGGCAGACCCGACCTCTCGGAGGACCAGCGGGAGGCGCTCGCCGCCGTCGGCGACATGGGCATCCTGGACGGCCTCGCCGCCCGGATCGCCGGCGAACACGACGCCGCCGACCTGGAGGAACACTACCTGCGGCGGTTCGTGGAAGCCGGGCAGTCGATGGCCGGCGACCTGCCGGGGCGGCTCGCCGGGCGCCGGGCCCGGTTGATGGAATTCCTGGCGCGGCAAGGGAAAGACGACGAAGCCGCGGAGATCGCCACCCAGCTCGAGGTCTCGCTGGTGGGCAACCCGGACGTCGCGCTTTCGTTCGTCGTCAACACCAAGCTCGGCGAACTGGCCGTCCGGAAAGGACAGTCGACCGAGGCGACGCTCGAGCGGCTGGAACGGGCTTGCGCGGCCTACGCGCTTCTGCGCCGGGAAGCGGTCGACGTCGGGGAGGTCGGCCGGTTCGCTGTGTACGCCGAGCCGCCGTACGGCCCGGCCGTCGAGCTCGCGATCGCGCTCGGCCAGGCCGAGCGGGCGTTCGAACTGCTGCAGTCCGCGAAATCCCGGGCGCTGCTCGACGCCGTGCGCGACCGGCCGCCGGTCACCGAGGGTGAGGATCCGCTGCTGGCCGAGGAAGCGGAGCTGTGGCAGCAGCTCGTCCGGCTGCGGACGCGGTCGTTCGGGGACACCGGGCTGTCCCCGCGGGAACGGGCCGTCCGGATCGTCGGTGCCGACCAGGAGATCGAGAGCGTCCGGACCCGGATCGAAGACGTCTGGGACCGGCTCGCCGGCAGCCACCCCGGCGTCCGGCTGCACCGGATGGCGACGCCGTCGACCGGCCCGGACGTCCGGTCGCTGCTTTCGCTGCGCGGCGAGCGGACGCTGCTGGAGTTCTTCACGGGTGAAAAGGGCATCTACGTCTTCACCGTGACGGGCAGCGGGATCGACGTCCGGCTGGTCGTCGAGACGGCCGACCCGGACCTCGCCGATTTCGCCCGGCTGCTGGACGACGACGACCCCGGCAGCCTCGACCGGCTGCTCGCGCAGCCGGTTTACCAGCGGCTCGCCCGGCTCGTCGGCGACGTGCGCACCGAGGTGTACGTCGCGCCGTACGGTCCGCTGCACCTGGCGTCGCTGCACCTCGTGCCCGGGGAAGACGGTGCCGGCGAGCCCCGCCCGGGGACGTTCGTGGTGCCCAGCGCGTCCCTGCTGCGCGCGGCGCACCGCGGGTCGTGGCTGCGGCGGGAATCGCTGGTCATCGGCGGTGACCCGCTCGGCGATCTGCCGTTCGCGCGGGCCGAAGCGGCCGGGGTCGCGGCCCGGCTGGGCGGCGAGGCCCGCCACGGCGGCGACGTCACCTTCGACTGGCTCGCCGGCGCCCTCGACGGCACCACCCGGCTCGTGCACCTGGCCTGCCACGCCGTGTTCGACGACGCCCGCCCGGAACGGTCGGGGCTGCTGCTCGCCGGCGCCGGCGGCGACCCGGACCAGGTCACGCTGCCGCGGCTCGCGTCACTCGACTGGTCGGGTGCGCTCGTCGTGCTCGGGTCCTGTCAGAGCGGCAAGCACCGGGTCCGCAGCGGTGACGAGCTCACCGGCATCGCGAGCACGTTGCTCGCCGCCGGGGCGACGGCGCTGGTCACCACCTTCCGCCCGGTGCCGGACCTGGCGACCGCGGTGCTGATGCTGTGGTTCCACGACCGCCTGAGCGGCACCGACTGGTCGCTGGAAGCGGTCAGCGTGGCGCTCACCGACGCGCAGCGCCGGGTCGCGGGCGCGAGCTCACGGGACGTCGTGGGCTGGGTCGTCGAGAGCGTCGCCGCCGGGACACTGGATCTGACGCTGGCTTTCGCGCTGCTTTCGGCGGCGCACCGCGCGGCCGGGAACATCGACGAGTTCGTCGCCTGCAAGCACCGGTGGCAGCAACTGCTCGGCGGCGACACCGAAGGCGCCTTCGAGGAGGTCGCCCGCCAGCGCGCGGCAGGCCCGGACTACGCGGCGCAGCCGTTCCGGGCGGCCGGCAACTGGGCCCCGTTCTCCATCACCTCGGGCGGCTGA
- a CDS encoding S8 family serine peptidase encodes MGVVAAVSALTVLGGNAVATAREGTIAGAGSADAVKDSYIVVLKGGTAQSVTGRHGGTVERTFSAALRGFTATMSETQAKRVAADPDVSIVEQNRVVRASADQLNPPSWGLDRVDQRNLPLDQKYSYSTTAANVHAYVIDTGINLTHSTFGGRATSGYDFVDNDSDATDCQGHGTHVAGTIGGSQYGLAKEVKLVGVRVLNCSGSGTTAGVISGVDWVTANAIKPAVANMSLGGGASSTLDAAVQRSIASGVTYGLAAGNDNGANACNGSPGRVATGITVGATTSTDARASYSNIGTCLDIFAPGSGITSSWIGSTTATNTISGTSMATPHVVGAAALYLAANPGATPQQVRDALVANGTTGKVTGPGTGSPNVLLYTGTGTTPPPTCGTVTNGTDVAIPDRGAAVTSSVSVSGCARNASATTAVEVHIVHTYVGDLVIDLVAPDGSAYRLKNSGSDSSDDINTTYSANVAGEAANGTWTLRVQDVASADTGRIDTWSLTV; translated from the coding sequence ATCGGTGTGGTGGCGGCGGTCTCGGCGTTGACCGTCCTCGGCGGCAACGCCGTCGCGACCGCTAGGGAAGGCACGATCGCCGGCGCCGGCAGCGCCGACGCCGTCAAGGACAGCTACATCGTCGTCCTCAAGGGCGGCACGGCCCAGAGCGTCACCGGCCGGCACGGCGGCACCGTCGAGCGGACGTTCTCCGCCGCCTTGCGCGGCTTCACCGCCACGATGTCCGAGACGCAGGCGAAGCGCGTCGCGGCCGATCCCGATGTGTCCATTGTGGAGCAGAACCGGGTCGTGCGGGCCAGCGCCGACCAGCTGAACCCGCCGTCGTGGGGTCTGGACCGGGTCGACCAGCGGAACCTGCCGCTGGACCAGAAGTACAGCTACAGCACCACCGCGGCGAACGTGCACGCGTACGTCATCGACACGGGCATCAACCTGACGCACAGCACCTTCGGCGGGCGCGCGACGTCGGGTTACGACTTCGTCGACAACGACAGCGACGCCACCGACTGCCAGGGCCACGGCACGCACGTCGCCGGCACCATCGGCGGCTCGCAGTACGGCCTGGCCAAGGAGGTCAAGCTGGTCGGCGTGCGGGTGCTGAACTGCAGCGGCTCCGGCACGACCGCGGGCGTGATCTCCGGCGTCGACTGGGTGACGGCCAACGCGATCAAACCCGCCGTGGCCAACATGAGCCTCGGCGGCGGCGCGTCGAGCACCCTGGACGCCGCCGTGCAGCGCTCGATCGCCTCGGGTGTCACCTACGGCCTCGCCGCCGGCAACGACAACGGCGCCAACGCGTGCAACGGCTCCCCGGGCCGCGTCGCGACGGGCATCACGGTCGGCGCGACGACGTCCACCGACGCCCGCGCCAGCTACTCGAACATCGGCACCTGCCTCGACATCTTCGCGCCGGGCAGCGGCATCACGTCGTCGTGGATCGGCAGCACCACCGCCACGAACACGATCAGCGGCACGTCGATGGCGACCCCGCACGTAGTCGGCGCGGCGGCGCTGTACCTGGCCGCCAACCCGGGCGCGACGCCGCAGCAGGTCCGCGACGCGCTCGTCGCGAACGGCACCACCGGCAAGGTGACCGGCCCGGGCACGGGCTCGCCGAACGTCCTGCTCTACACGGGCACCGGCACGACCCCGCCGCCGACCTGCGGCACCGTCACCAACGGCACCGACGTCGCCATCCCCGACCGCGGTGCGGCGGTGACCAGCAGCGTGAGCGTCTCGGGCTGCGCGCGCAACGCGTCGGCGACCACGGCGGTGGAGGTCCACATCGTCCACACCTACGTCGGCGACCTGGTGATCGACCTGGTCGCGCCGGACGGTTCGGCGTACCGGCTGAAGAATTCCGGCAGTGACTCGTCCGACGACATCAACACGACCTACAGCGCGAACGTCGCCGGCGAGGCCGCGAACGGCACCTGGACGTTGCGCGTCCAGGACGTCGCCTCGGCCGACACCGGGCGCATCGACACCTGGTCGCTGACCGTCTGA
- a CDS encoding GNAT family N-acetyltransferase: MLIRRETPDDRTAVHVVHSEAFRREPGVTPVEAPLVDDLRADGDLIGALSFVAVRDGEVVGHVCCSPARLGDDTGVSVGLGPLGVLPAHHRTGVGSALVHTVLGAADALGYGLVVLLGSPVYYARFGFVLASTLGVTPPEPGWAEHFQARPLAEYNATQQGAFEYAPAFSRI, from the coding sequence ATGCTCATCCGCCGCGAAACCCCCGACGACCGGACCGCCGTGCACGTCGTGCACTCGGAAGCCTTCCGCCGCGAGCCGGGCGTGACTCCCGTCGAAGCCCCGCTCGTCGACGACCTGCGCGCCGACGGCGACCTGATCGGCGCGCTGTCGTTCGTCGCGGTCCGCGACGGCGAGGTCGTCGGGCACGTCTGCTGCAGCCCGGCGCGGCTCGGCGACGACACCGGCGTCTCGGTCGGCCTCGGCCCGCTCGGGGTGCTGCCCGCGCACCACCGGACCGGCGTCGGCTCGGCGCTGGTGCACACAGTCCTCGGCGCGGCCGACGCCCTGGGCTACGGCCTCGTCGTCCTGCTCGGCTCGCCGGTGTACTACGCGCGCTTCGGGTTCGTGCTGGCCTCGACGCTCGGCGTCACGCCGCCGGAGCCGGGGTGGGCCGAGCACTTCCAGGCCCGCCCGCTCGCGGAGTACAACGCAACGCAGCAAGGCGCGTTCGAGTACGCGCCGGCCTTTTCCCGGATCTGA